Proteins found in one Crassostrea angulata isolate pt1a10 chromosome 3, ASM2561291v2, whole genome shotgun sequence genomic segment:
- the LOC128175455 gene encoding potassium voltage-gated channel subfamily H member 1-like, which produces MPGARRGLVAPQNTFLENIIRRSNGQHSSFLLANARIMDYPIVYCNDGFCKLSGYNRAEVMQKSSTCSFMYGDLSDKETVDKIESSFEDMEQTQVEILLYKKNRTPLWLLLHIAPIRNEKEQVVLFLCTFKDITALKQPIDEEGSLSKFARLARSVTRNRSTLLQFSSHMPTTKFDNSKPSQIANMMSLNSDVLPQYRLEAPKTPPHIILHYCLFKTVWDWIILFLTFYTAVTVPYNTAFKNKTMDQVPLLVIDSIVDVVFFVDIILNFHTTFVGPSGEVISDSKIIRMNYLKSWFVVDVLSCLPYDVFNAFQYVDDGISTLFSALKVVRLLRLGRVVRKLDHYLEYGAAMLVLLILVFILFAHWFACGWYSIGLSEIQSGISYGWLTFLSNTTGDVFYFANTTVNPDVTGGPGKGMRYLTSLYFTLSCMTGVGFGNVAANTEHEKLFSIFMMIIGALLYALIFSNVTTIFQQFYANFARYHDMLNSVREFMKLHDVPKSLSERVMDYIVSTWAITKGIDATKVLNYCPKDMKADLCVHLNRKVFLEHPAFRLASDGCLRALAMHFNMTHSAPGDLIFHQGESLDALCFVVTGSLEVIQDDEVVAILSKGDVFGDNFWKEHTIGQSTANVRALTYCDLHTIKRGRLLEVLEFYHAFANSFARNLTLTYNLRHRLIFRKVADVKKEKELAEKRKNDPPLELSSDHPVRKLISRFRKISDAKAMQTNTDPEKGSKSDMNGGERGGTEKSRSFARLINVSENSAPKTGGGSSKWGKMMNGSGPPDGEGKQNKPNNESKEDLRNGDLQKPQSKPGSKWGKMVGKNSEPTKEHEKEETQNNLRKTESVDSGIIRSNVKLDHINEETIEQSLVVRPETNNNQSVSAMSLAERHMLTSLHDIKLEMKEDMDILHQKMNRIDEQIAEILRMFSPSTSSCSSHENSQETDGGAEAETTEEEEAKPVVLIRDVDFIPKMNSEKSSLYIPRDHNVNSTQSNSTSYGVSPVSGNSSTGSGVQLANSGVSPNNIGQQSNTGGSYSSPTDTNEANLSYNSASRESADSNHLQPPTSDLVSNSSRTQSPNVADSTNPNIEPDPSTTKDPNGTSKNVHMKNNQAKEGTQRSSTPINSNTTNIPGNNRNISPSPGVHRGVSPIGRNISSPNNDTKKINQGRPTSRDKAVIAQETGSSKPSSPLRHEGNQSNKEEFIGSGRDKEAIQRETSGSKLTSLPSSDINNSKYNGQTSSNKNNEPVSNEKKDSNSSSTNSQDRYPTTGVTRQPTTGQNTSRPLSGNKTSNPSSTASSGATSPSGSGQSAGSKEGAVSKADEYPLMLALGPAAGYSANPMGMSTTPRPISPKLSSRQVTSSLGPAASVSDVSVIDASSPRNVMSMAEDVLKMKTKSPRPAISPGLKYSSNIQKISKARIDGRPDTRRLAGGIKIPLDTDEAHIKDRDLDIL; this is translated from the exons GTTTGAGCAAATTCGCCAGGTTGGCGCGTTCTGTTACCAGGAACAGATCCACTCTTCTACAGTTCTCCTCTCACATGCCAACCACAAAGTTCGACAACTCCAAACCATCACAAATTGCAAAC ATGATGAGTTTAAATTCTGATGTTTTACCACAATATCGACTAGAAGCGCCAAAAACGCCACCTCATATCATTCTTCATTACTGCTTGTTCAAAACCGTTTGGGACTGGATCATCCTGTTTCTGACTTTTTACACAGCTGTGACGGTCCCCTACAACACCgcctttaaaaacaaaaccatgGACCAAGTTCCGCTTCTCGTCATCGACAGTATCGTTGACGTCGTCTTCTTTGTCGACATTATCCTCAATTTCCACACAACGTTTGTGGGACCTAGTGGGGAGGTCATCTCCGATTCTAAAATTATCCGAATGAACTATTTGAAGAGTTGGTTCGTGGTTGACGTGTTGTCTTGTCTCCCCTATGATGTGTTCAATGCATTCCAATATGTTGATGAC GGTATCAGTACTCTTTTCAGTGCATTGAAAGTTGTCCGTTTATTAAGACTTGGTCGAGTTGTCCGAAAATTGGATCATTATTTGGAGTATGGAGCAGCCATGCTTGTTCTCCTCATCCTTGTGTTTATTCTATTTGCTCACTGGTTTGCGTGTGGTTGGTACAGTATTGGATTAAGCGAAATTCAGAGCGGAATATCCTACGGATGGTTGACCTTTTTATCCAACACCACTGGGGACGTTTTTTATTTTGCGAACACTACCGTGAATCCTGACGTCACAGGAGGCCCCGGGAAGGGGATGCGGTACTTGACATCACTTTATTTCACTCTTTCATGCATGACCGGTGTAGGATTTGGGAATGTAGCAGCTAATACAGAGCATGAGAagctattttcaatttttatgatGATAATTGGAG CTCTTCTCTATGCACTTATATTTTCCAACGTGACAACCATATTTCAACAGTTCTACGCTAACTTTGCACGCTACCACGATATGCTAAATAGTGTGCGTGAATTCATGAAGTTGCACGATGTCCCGAAATCTCTGAGTGAGCGAGTGATGGACTACATCGTGTCTACTTGGGCAATCACAAAAGGAATCGATGCAACCAAG GTCCTGAATTATTGCCCGAAAGATATGAAGGCAGATCTATGTGTTCATCTAAATCGAAAGGTGTTCCTAGAGCATCCAGCCTTTCGGCTAGCAAGCGATGGTTGCTTGCGGGCCCTTGCTATGCATTTCAACATGACCCACAGTGCACCGGGCGATCTGATTTTCCACCAAGGAGAGAGTCTTGATGCGTTATGTTTTGTCGTCACGGGGTCACTAGAGGTCATACAGGACGACGAAGTTGTTGCCATTCTCA GTAAGGGTGATGTCTTTGGTGACAATTTCTGGAAAGAACACACTATTGGTCAGTCAACGGCAAACGTGCGAGCGTTGACCTACTGTGACCTTCACACCATCAAACGAGGCCGACTGTTGGAAGTGCTGGAGTTTTACCACGCCTTTGCCAACTCTTTTGCTAGGAACCTGACTCTAACCTACAACCTCAGACACAGG CTTATCTTCCGAAAAGTGGCCGACgtaaagaaagagaaagaacttgccgaaaaaagaaaaaatgaccCTCCTTTGGAATTATCCAGTGACCATCCAGTTCGAAAACTGATCTCCAGGTTCAGAAAAATAAGTGACGCCAAGGCGATGCAAACCAACACGGACCCCGAAAAGGGGAGCAAGTCGGACATGAACGGAGGGGAAAGAGGGGGGACGGAGAAGTCTCGAAGTTTTGCTCGCCTTATAAACGTGTCCGAAAACTCGGCGCCTAAAACCGGGGGAGGGTCCTCGAAGTGGGGGAAGATGATGAACGGTTCCGGTCCTCCAGACGGTGAGggcaaacaaaacaaaccaaataaCGAAAGCAAGGAAGACTTGAGGAATGGGGATCTTCAAAAACCACAATCAAAACCTGGCTCCAAATGGGGCAAAATGGTGGGAAAGAATTCAGAACCCACCAAGGAACACGAGAAGGAAGAAACCCAAAATAACTTACGGAAGACTGAATCAGTGGATAGTGGGATAATTCGCAGTAACGTGAAACTCGACCATATAAATGAGGAAACGATCGAACAATCTTTGGTTGTGCGGCCCGAGACCAATAATAACCAATCTGTCTCCGCCATGTCATTGGCCGAGCGTCACATGCTTACATCCCTTCATGACATCAAACTGGAGATGAAGGAAGATATGGACATCTTACACCAAAAGATGAATAGAATAGATGAACAGATCGCCGAAATTCTGCGAATGTTTTCTCCCAGTACCTCTTCTTGTTCCTCCCACGAAAATTCACAGGAGACTGATGGTGGGGCGGAGGCAGAAACAACAGAGGAGGAGGAGGCAAAACCAGTGGTTCTTATCCGGGATGTTGACTTTATTCCCAAAATGAACTCTGAAAAAAGTTCACTTTATATTCCGCGCGACCACAACGTCAACTCTACGCAGTCTAATTCGACGTCGTACGGCGTTTCTCCGGTCAGCGGAAACTCCTCAACAGGAAGTGGCGTACAATTGGCGAACAGTGGCGTATCGCCCAATAATATAGGGCAACAGTCGAATACAGGAGGTTCTTACTCAAGTCCGACTGACACAAATGAAGCCAATTTGTCGTATAATTCTGCATCAAGAGAATCAGCAGATAGTAACCATTTGCAACCGCCAACATCAGACCTTGTATCAAATTCGAGTCGTACACAATCCCCGAATGTTGCTGATTCCACAAATCCAAATATTGAACCCGATCCTTCAACAACGAAGGATCCAAATGGAACATCAAAAAATGTTCACATGAAAAATAATCAAGCGAAGGAGGGAACGCAAAGAAGCAGTACACCAATAAATTCCAATACAACAAATATTCCTGGAAATAATAGAAACATTTCGCCAAGTCCGGGTGTTCATAGAGGTGTATCACCCATTGGAAGAAATATCTCATCACCTAATAACGatacaaagaaaattaatcaAGGGAGACCAACCAGTAGAGATAAGGCAGTAATAGCACAGGAAACGGGAAGTTCAAAGCCTTCTTCCCCGCTTCGACATGAGGGAAACCAATCTAATAAAGAAGAATTTATTGGAAGTGGAAGGGATAAGGAAGCTATTCAGAGAGAAACCAGTGGTTCGAAATTAACATCTTTACCGAGTTCTGATATAAACAATAGTAAATATAATGGGCAGACATCTTCTAACAAAAACAATGAACCCGTTTCAAACGAAAAGAAAGATTCAAACTCGTCTTCTACAAACAGTCAAGATAGATATCCAACAACTGGAGTTACACGCCAACCAACAACTGGACAAAATACATCCAGACCGTTAAGTGGAAATAAAACTTCAAATCCCAGTAGCACAGCTAGTTCCGGAGCAACGTCACCATCCGGAAGTGGACAAAGTGCCGGGTCCAAGGAAGGCGCAGTATCAAAAGCAGACGAATATCCGTTGATGCTGGCGTTGGGACCGGCGGCAGGGTATTCTGCTAACCCTATGGGAATGTCCACCACACCGCGGCCGATTTCTCCCAAACTTTCATCGCGTCAGGTAACATCGTCCCTAGGACCTGCCGCGTCTGTCAGTGACGTTAGCGTAATTGACGCTTCTAGTCCTCGGAATGTGATGTCTATGGCGGAGGATGTACTTAAAATGAAAACCAAGAGTCCCCGGCCCGCCATTAGTCCCGGCCTTAAATACAGTTCAAACATCCAGAAAATAAGTAAAGCAAGGATAGACGGACGTCCGGACACACGACGACTTGCGGGCGGAATTAAGATACCTCTGGACACAGACGAGGCTCATATCAAAGACAGGGACCTTGACATCTTATGA